The Micromonospora sp. NBC_01740 genome includes a window with the following:
- a CDS encoding LacI family DNA-binding transcriptional regulator, whose amino-acid sequence MTDVARLAGVSHQTVSRVLNGHPNVREQTRLRVQAAITELGYRPNRAARALVTGRSQVIGVVAQNTTLFGPASLLTALEQAAAEAGFAVSVGSVSDLDHQSISAAVERHLAHRVAGIVVIAPVESAGEALGRLPKDVPLVTVDGDPRRPIPLVTVDQVAGARAATQHLLDAGHRTVWHVSGPPDWFDSAGRIEGWREALRSAGAEAPPLIPADWSAAAGYRCGQMLARIPEVTAVFTANDHLALGVLRALHEHGLRVPDDISVVGFDDVPEAAYFIPPLTTVRPDFAAVARASLDLLLAQIESSQVVGPLRQTVAPSLVARRSVGAPPRR is encoded by the coding sequence ATGACGGACGTGGCTCGCCTCGCCGGCGTCTCCCACCAGACGGTGTCCCGGGTCCTCAACGGGCACCCCAACGTGCGCGAGCAGACCCGGCTGCGCGTCCAGGCGGCGATCACCGAGCTGGGCTACCGGCCCAACCGGGCCGCGCGGGCACTGGTCACCGGCCGGTCCCAGGTGATCGGGGTGGTCGCGCAGAACACCACCCTCTTCGGCCCGGCCTCGCTGCTGACCGCCCTGGAACAGGCGGCCGCCGAGGCGGGCTTCGCGGTCAGCGTCGGCAGCGTCAGCGACCTCGACCACCAGTCCATCTCCGCGGCGGTGGAGCGGCACCTCGCGCACCGGGTCGCCGGCATCGTGGTGATCGCGCCCGTCGAGTCGGCCGGGGAGGCGCTCGGACGGCTGCCGAAGGACGTACCCCTGGTAACCGTCGACGGCGACCCGCGGCGGCCGATTCCGCTGGTGACGGTCGACCAGGTCGCCGGTGCCCGCGCCGCCACGCAGCATCTCCTCGACGCCGGGCACCGGACGGTCTGGCACGTGTCTGGCCCGCCCGACTGGTTCGACAGCGCGGGCCGCATCGAGGGGTGGCGGGAGGCCCTGCGGTCGGCGGGTGCCGAGGCGCCGCCGCTGATCCCGGCGGACTGGTCCGCGGCGGCCGGCTACCGGTGCGGGCAGATGCTCGCCCGGATACCGGAGGTCACCGCGGTGTTCACCGCCAACGACCACCTGGCGCTGGGCGTGCTGCGGGCGCTGCACGAGCACGGCCTGCGGGTGCCGGACGACATCAGCGTGGTCGGCTTCGACGACGTGCCCGAGGCGGCGTACTTCATCCCGCCGCTGACCACCGTGCGTCCCGACTTCGCCGCGGTCGCCCGGGCGAGCCTGGACCTGCTGCTCGCCCAGATCGAGTCGTCGCAGGTCGTCGGCCCGCTTCGGCAGACGGTCGCACCGAGCCTGGTCGCCCGCCGCAGCGTCGGGGCGCCGCCGCGCCGTTAG
- a CDS encoding RICIN domain-containing protein yields MVAIGGPSRAVPRRRGWLSRVSAAVVAVLAASGLVAVSPGPVSAATVDTSAWYVLVNRNSGKVLDLYNGATNDGARITQWPRNNGNGQQWQFVDSGGGYYRLKSRHSGKVLDVYNFSTANGASIVQWSDGNGTNQQFRLADSADGYVRLINRNSNKVVEVQNASTADGGNIVQYDDFNGGHQQWQLVRVGDSGNPGGTFSNPVVWQDFADVDIIRVGDVYYMSASTMHYSPGAPVLRSWDLVNWEFAGHSVPRLDFGTKYDLANGSHGYVDGIWASTLNYRPSNRTFYWAGCIDFAQTHIYTASAVDGTWSRHTTIPNCYYDAGMLVDDNDTMYVAYGNGTISVAQLSPDGRTQVRAQQVYQTPSSIGTLEGARFYKRNGAYYIWLTRPANGQYVLKSTNGPFGPYEQRQVLLNMPGPISGGGVPHQGGLVQTQNGGWYYMAFTDAYPGGRMPTLAPITWTSDGWPQVQAVNGSWGVNYPNPLPSRPVKPLTGTDTFPGTTLGVQYEWNHNPDNSRWSVNNGLRLQTATVTNDLYRARNTVTHRIQGPTSTGTIELDYSTMRDGDRTGLAMLRDTSAWIGVKRENGATRVVMTNGLTMGTDNWNTTGTGTEIASAPVSGGRIWLRANADIRPGSGRQARFSYSTDGVTFVPLGNALTLNNAWQFFMGYRFGIFNYATQSLGGQVTVRRFTLTTP; encoded by the coding sequence ATGGTTGCCATTGGTGGGCCCTCGCGGGCTGTGCCCCGACGGCGTGGTTGGTTGTCGCGTGTCTCGGCCGCGGTGGTCGCGGTGCTCGCGGCGAGCGGGCTCGTCGCGGTGTCTCCGGGGCCGGTTTCGGCGGCGACGGTGGACACCAGCGCGTGGTACGTGTTGGTGAATCGCAACAGTGGCAAGGTGCTGGACCTGTACAACGGGGCCACGAACGACGGGGCGCGGATCACGCAGTGGCCGCGCAACAACGGCAACGGGCAGCAGTGGCAGTTCGTCGACTCCGGCGGCGGGTACTACCGGTTGAAGTCCCGCCACTCGGGCAAGGTGCTCGACGTCTACAACTTCTCCACGGCCAACGGCGCCAGCATCGTGCAGTGGAGCGACGGCAACGGGACGAACCAGCAGTTCCGGCTGGCGGACTCAGCCGACGGGTACGTGCGGTTGATCAACCGGAACTCGAACAAGGTGGTCGAGGTGCAGAACGCCTCCACCGCTGACGGCGGCAACATCGTGCAGTACGACGACTTCAACGGTGGCCATCAGCAGTGGCAGCTGGTCCGCGTCGGCGACAGCGGCAACCCCGGTGGCACCTTCAGCAACCCGGTCGTCTGGCAGGACTTCGCCGACGTCGACATCATCCGGGTCGGCGACGTCTACTACATGTCGGCCTCCACCATGCACTACTCGCCCGGCGCCCCCGTGCTGCGGTCGTGGGACCTGGTGAACTGGGAGTTCGCCGGGCACTCGGTGCCCCGGCTGGACTTCGGCACGAAGTACGACCTGGCCAACGGCAGCCACGGGTACGTCGACGGCATCTGGGCCTCCACGCTGAACTACCGGCCGAGCAACCGCACCTTCTACTGGGCCGGCTGCATCGACTTCGCCCAGACGCACATCTACACCGCGTCCGCCGTCGACGGCACGTGGAGCCGCCACACCACCATCCCCAACTGCTACTACGACGCCGGGATGCTCGTCGACGACAACGACACCATGTACGTCGCGTACGGCAACGGCACGATCAGCGTGGCCCAGCTGTCGCCGGACGGACGTACCCAGGTGCGGGCCCAGCAGGTGTACCAGACACCGTCGAGCATCGGCACGCTGGAGGGAGCGCGCTTCTACAAGCGCAACGGTGCCTACTACATCTGGCTCACCCGCCCGGCCAACGGCCAGTACGTGCTGAAGTCGACGAACGGCCCGTTCGGTCCGTACGAGCAGCGACAGGTGCTGCTCAACATGCCGGGTCCGATCTCCGGCGGTGGGGTGCCGCACCAGGGCGGACTGGTGCAGACCCAGAACGGGGGCTGGTACTACATGGCGTTCACCGACGCGTACCCCGGCGGCCGGATGCCGACGCTGGCCCCCATCACCTGGACCAGCGACGGTTGGCCCCAGGTGCAGGCGGTCAACGGCTCCTGGGGCGTCAACTACCCCAACCCGCTGCCGTCGCGTCCGGTCAAGCCGCTCACCGGGACCGACACCTTCCCCGGCACCACCCTCGGCGTCCAGTACGAGTGGAACCACAACCCGGACAACAGCCGGTGGTCGGTGAACAACGGGCTGCGCCTGCAGACCGCGACGGTGACCAACGACCTCTACCGGGCGCGCAACACGGTGACCCATCGGATCCAGGGTCCGACCTCGACGGGCACCATCGAACTGGACTACTCCACGATGCGCGACGGCGACCGGACCGGGCTGGCGATGCTGCGCGACACCTCGGCGTGGATCGGCGTCAAGCGCGAGAACGGGGCCACGCGGGTGGTCATGACCAACGGCCTGACCATGGGCACCGACAACTGGAACACCACCGGCACCGGAACCGAGATCGCCAGCGCGCCGGTGTCCGGCGGGCGGATCTGGTTGCGCGCCAACGCCGACATCCGGCCCGGCTCGGGTCGCCAGGCGAGGTTCTCGTACAGCACCGACGGGGTCACGTTCGTCCCGCTGGGCAACGCCCTGACCCTCAACAACGCCTGGCAGTTCTTCATGGGATACCGGTTCGGCATCTTCAACTACGCCACCCAGTCGTTGGGCGGCCAGGTGACGGTGCGCCGGTTCACCCTGACGACACCATGA
- the araA gene encoding L-arabinose isomerase, giving the protein MATHPQPEVWFLTGSQGLYGEDTLRQVAEQSRQIAAQLDDAPGIPVRVVWKPVLTSSADILKACRDAAAQGVVGVIAWMHTFSPAKMWIAGLDALRTPLLHLHTQANVLLPWDEIDMDFMNLNQAAHGDREFGFIQTRLGVARKTVAGHVSDPRVTARVGAWARAALGYSAMRSLRLARFGDNMRDVAVTEGDKVEAELRFGVSVNTYGVNDLVAVVDQVADAQIDDLVKEYDDTFRVDPQLRPGGERHDSLRYAARLELGLRAFLEEGGFRAFTTNFEDLGGLRQLPGIAVQRLMADGYGFGGEGDWKTSVLVHSLKAMAVGVEGGTSFMEDYTYDLTPGDELVLGAHMLEVCPTIAGDTPKVEVHPLSIGGREDPVRLVFDAAPGPAVVLGLADMGERFRLVANEVDVVAPPHPLRRLPVARAVWRPRPHLAGSAEAWITAGAPHHTVLSQAVGVEELHDLAEMVRTELVVIDEHTEPRRFANEIRWNQAYYRLARGF; this is encoded by the coding sequence ATGGCAACGCACCCCCAACCCGAGGTCTGGTTCCTCACCGGAAGCCAGGGACTGTACGGCGAGGACACCCTCCGGCAGGTCGCCGAGCAGTCCCGGCAGATCGCCGCGCAGCTCGACGACGCGCCGGGGATCCCCGTCCGGGTGGTCTGGAAGCCGGTCCTGACCTCCAGCGCCGACATCCTCAAGGCCTGTCGGGACGCCGCCGCGCAGGGTGTGGTCGGGGTGATCGCCTGGATGCACACCTTCTCGCCGGCCAAGATGTGGATCGCCGGCCTGGACGCCCTGCGGACGCCGCTGCTGCACCTGCACACCCAGGCCAACGTCCTGCTGCCCTGGGACGAGATCGACATGGACTTCATGAACCTGAACCAGGCCGCGCACGGCGACCGCGAGTTCGGCTTCATCCAGACCCGGCTCGGCGTCGCCCGCAAGACCGTCGCCGGGCACGTCAGCGACCCCCGGGTGACCGCCCGGGTCGGCGCCTGGGCCCGGGCCGCGCTCGGCTACTCGGCGATGCGGTCGCTGCGGCTGGCCCGCTTCGGCGACAACATGCGCGACGTCGCCGTGACCGAGGGCGACAAGGTCGAGGCGGAGCTGCGCTTCGGCGTCTCGGTCAACACGTACGGCGTCAACGATCTCGTCGCGGTCGTCGACCAGGTGGCCGACGCGCAGATCGACGACCTGGTCAAGGAGTACGACGACACCTTCCGGGTCGACCCGCAGCTGCGGCCCGGCGGGGAGCGACACGACTCGCTGCGCTACGCCGCGCGCCTCGAACTCGGCCTGCGCGCGTTCCTCGAGGAGGGCGGCTTCCGGGCCTTCACCACGAACTTCGAGGACCTCGGCGGTCTGCGCCAACTGCCCGGCATCGCCGTGCAGCGACTCATGGCCGACGGCTACGGCTTCGGCGGCGAGGGCGACTGGAAGACCTCGGTGCTGGTGCACTCGCTCAAGGCGATGGCGGTCGGGGTCGAGGGTGGGACGTCCTTCATGGAGGACTACACCTACGACCTGACGCCGGGCGACGAGCTGGTGCTCGGCGCCCACATGCTCGAGGTCTGCCCGACGATCGCCGGTGACACCCCGAAGGTCGAGGTCCACCCGCTGAGCATCGGCGGCCGCGAGGACCCGGTCAGGCTGGTGTTCGACGCCGCGCCCGGCCCGGCGGTGGTGCTCGGTCTCGCGGACATGGGGGAGCGCTTCCGCCTGGTGGCCAACGAGGTCGACGTGGTGGCGCCGCCGCACCCGCTGCGCCGGCTGCCGGTCGCCCGGGCGGTGTGGCGGCCCCGCCCGCACCTGGCCGGCTCGGCGGAGGCCTGGATCACCGCCGGCGCCCCGCACCACACCGTGCTGTCCCAGGCGGTGGGCGTCGAGGAGCTGCACGACCTGGCCGAGATGGTACGCACCGAGCTGGTCGTCATCGACGAGCACACCGAGCCCCGCCGCTTCGCCAACGAGATCCGGTGGAACCAGGCCTACTACCGCCTCGCCCGGGGGTTCTGA
- the yjfF gene encoding galactofuranose ABC transporter, permease protein YjfF gives MSSTSLTTGRAWRPRVPRRHVPVLATLALLLVMYGVGVSQYRAFSNVQVVFNVFIDNGFLLVVAVGMTFVILTGGIDLSVGSVVAMTAMVSASLLQDGLPAALVLVVALLIGPTLGFLMGCAIHFFEIQPFIVTLAGMFFARGMCTFISDASIPITDGFWTAVSQERIGDPRGNFVSIIVLIAFAVVLVAAYVLAYTRFGRTVYAIGGNPQSALLMGLPVGRTRIAVYTVSGLCSAIGGILLSFYTLSGAPLIAIGMELDVIAAVVIGGTVLTGGSGYVFGTVLGVLVLGVIQTLITFDGSLNSWWTRIVIGGLLFAFILLQRLIGIRFK, from the coding sequence ATGAGCAGCACGTCACTGACCACCGGCCGTGCCTGGCGACCCAGGGTGCCCCGACGGCACGTCCCGGTCCTGGCCACCCTCGCCCTGCTGCTGGTCATGTACGGCGTCGGCGTGTCCCAGTACCGGGCGTTCTCCAACGTCCAGGTCGTCTTCAACGTCTTCATCGACAACGGCTTCCTGCTGGTCGTCGCGGTCGGCATGACCTTCGTGATCCTCACCGGCGGCATCGACCTGTCGGTCGGCTCCGTCGTCGCGATGACCGCCATGGTGTCGGCGTCGCTGCTCCAGGACGGTCTGCCCGCGGCCCTGGTGCTGGTCGTCGCGCTGCTGATCGGCCCGACGCTCGGGTTCCTGATGGGCTGCGCGATCCACTTCTTCGAGATCCAACCGTTCATCGTCACCCTCGCCGGGATGTTCTTCGCCCGGGGCATGTGCACGTTCATCAGCGACGCGTCCATCCCCATCACCGACGGCTTCTGGACGGCCGTGTCGCAGGAGCGCATCGGCGACCCGCGCGGCAACTTCGTGTCGATCATCGTGCTGATCGCGTTCGCGGTGGTGCTGGTCGCCGCGTACGTGCTGGCGTACACCCGCTTCGGCCGCACCGTGTACGCGATCGGCGGCAACCCCCAGTCGGCGCTGCTGATGGGCCTGCCGGTGGGGCGTACCCGAATCGCCGTCTACACGGTCAGCGGCCTCTGTTCGGCTATCGGCGGCATCCTGCTGTCGTTCTACACGCTCTCCGGCGCACCGCTGATCGCCATCGGCATGGAACTGGACGTGATCGCGGCTGTCGTCATCGGCGGCACCGTGCTCACCGGCGGGTCCGGCTACGTCTTCGGCACCGTGCTGGGTGTGCTGGTGCTGGGCGTGATCCAGACCCTGATCACCTTCGACGGGAGCCTGAACTCCTGGTGGACGAGGATCGTGATCGGTGGCCTGCTCTTCGCCTTCATCCTCCTCCAGCGCCTCATCGGCATCCGCTTCAAGTGA
- a CDS encoding ABC transporter permease codes for MNAVADRLRPLTGHRLFWPVLVLVVMILANTIYRPGFLSIEVKNGHLYGTPVDILRLSAPLMLVALGMTLVIATGGIDLSVGSLCAISGAIACLHISEAPDQNSPATVLTALALAFGAALALGAWNGVLVAVIGIQPIIATLILMVAGRGLAQLVTEGQIITINSGPYRAIGLGHFLTLPLAVFIALAAALLIAAFTRRTALGLIVESVGGNAEASRLAGIRSSRVVFLVYVLSAACAAVAGFMMTANVSSADGNAAGLWVELDAILAVVIGGTSLAGGRFSLGGTILGALIIQTLTTSVYAMNISPQTALLFKAVVVIAVCLIQAPAFRARFSRRRRGTTPGPTARRREKEQVPA; via the coding sequence GTGAACGCCGTCGCCGACCGCCTCCGCCCGCTTACCGGCCACCGCCTGTTCTGGCCGGTGCTCGTGCTGGTGGTCATGATCCTGGCCAACACGATCTACCGGCCCGGCTTCCTCTCCATCGAGGTCAAGAACGGGCACCTCTACGGCACCCCGGTCGACATCCTCCGGCTGAGCGCACCGCTGATGCTGGTGGCGCTGGGCATGACCCTCGTCATCGCCACCGGCGGCATCGACCTCTCCGTCGGATCGCTCTGTGCCATCAGCGGCGCCATCGCCTGCCTCCACATCAGCGAGGCGCCCGACCAGAACAGCCCGGCGACCGTACTCACGGCGCTCGCGCTGGCCTTCGGCGCCGCGCTCGCGCTCGGCGCCTGGAACGGGGTGCTGGTCGCCGTCATCGGCATCCAGCCCATCATCGCCACGCTGATCCTCATGGTGGCCGGCCGAGGGCTCGCGCAACTGGTCACCGAGGGCCAGATCATCACGATCAACTCCGGGCCGTACCGGGCGATCGGGCTCGGGCACTTCCTGACCCTGCCGCTGGCCGTCTTCATCGCCCTCGCGGCGGCCCTGCTCATCGCCGCCTTCACCCGGCGTACCGCGCTCGGTCTGATCGTCGAGTCGGTCGGCGGCAACGCCGAGGCGAGCCGGCTGGCCGGCATCCGATCCAGCCGCGTCGTCTTCCTCGTGTACGTGCTCAGCGCCGCCTGCGCCGCGGTCGCCGGGTTCATGATGACGGCGAACGTGTCCAGCGCCGACGGCAACGCCGCCGGCCTCTGGGTGGAGCTCGACGCGATCCTCGCGGTGGTCATCGGCGGCACCTCACTCGCCGGTGGCCGGTTCTCCCTCGGCGGCACCATCCTCGGCGCGCTGATCATCCAGACCCTCACCACCTCGGTGTACGCCATGAACATCTCGCCGCAGACGGCCCTGCTGTTCAAGGCGGTCGTCGTCATCGCCGTCTGCCTCATCCAGGCGCCGGCGTTCCGGGCCAGGTTCAGCCGCCGCCGTCGCGGCACCACGCCCGGGCCCACGGCGCGGCGGCGGGAGAAGGAGCAGGTGCCGGCATGA
- a CDS encoding sugar ABC transporter ATP-binding protein: MTDSRPVLTMTGISKTFPGVRALHDVDLRLFPGEVHALMGENGAGKSTLIKVLTGVYAIDEGTVVLDGEQVAFSGPMQASASGVSTVYQEVNLCTNLSVAENIFIGREPRRLGAIRWGEMRRRARALLARLDLDIDVTAQLGTYSLAVQQMVAIARAIDVRARVLILDEPTSSLDAGEVAQLFRIMRQLRDEGIGILFVTHFLDQVYGIADRITVLRNGALVGEYRTEELPQLSLVEKMIGKELDVLERLDEQQKRTAAVRSDAALLVDASELGRKGAVAPFSLRIHAGEVVGLAGLLGSGRTEVARLLFGADRADHGTVVVDGGGTQVRNPVQAIDRGVGFCSENRRAEGVVPELSVRENMILAMQAARGWLRPIPRRRQDELVEKYIQALSIRPANPDLPVRNLSGGNQQKVLLARWLITEPRLLILDEPTRGIDVGAKAEIQKLVVQLSDDGMAVLFISAELEEVLRLSHRVAVMRDRTMVAQLDNDDTLDADRVMRTIASGTTGAEVIR; the protein is encoded by the coding sequence ATGACGGATAGCCGTCCGGTCCTGACCATGACCGGGATCAGCAAGACCTTCCCCGGGGTACGCGCGCTCCACGACGTCGATCTCCGCCTGTTCCCGGGCGAGGTCCACGCCCTGATGGGCGAGAACGGTGCCGGCAAGTCGACCCTGATCAAGGTGTTGACCGGCGTTTACGCCATCGACGAGGGCACCGTCGTTCTCGACGGTGAGCAGGTCGCCTTCAGCGGCCCGATGCAGGCGTCGGCCTCCGGGGTGAGCACCGTCTACCAGGAGGTCAACCTCTGCACCAACCTGTCCGTGGCGGAGAACATCTTCATCGGCCGGGAGCCCCGTCGTCTCGGCGCGATCCGCTGGGGCGAGATGCGCCGGCGGGCGCGGGCGCTCCTGGCCCGGCTGGATCTCGACATCGACGTCACCGCGCAGCTCGGCACGTACTCCCTGGCGGTGCAGCAGATGGTCGCCATCGCCCGGGCGATCGACGTACGGGCCCGGGTCCTGATCCTCGACGAGCCGACCTCCAGCCTGGACGCCGGTGAGGTCGCGCAGCTCTTCCGGATCATGCGGCAGCTACGCGACGAGGGCATCGGCATCCTCTTCGTGACGCACTTCCTCGACCAGGTCTACGGCATCGCCGACCGCATCACGGTGCTGCGCAACGGCGCCCTGGTGGGGGAGTACCGGACGGAGGAGCTGCCCCAGCTCAGCCTCGTCGAGAAGATGATCGGCAAGGAGCTCGACGTCCTGGAGCGCCTCGACGAGCAGCAGAAGCGGACCGCCGCCGTACGGTCCGACGCGGCCCTGCTGGTCGACGCGTCGGAGCTGGGCCGCAAGGGTGCGGTCGCCCCCTTCAGCCTGCGGATCCACGCCGGCGAGGTGGTCGGGCTCGCCGGCCTGCTCGGCTCCGGCCGTACCGAGGTGGCGCGGTTGCTGTTCGGCGCCGACCGCGCCGACCACGGCACGGTCGTCGTCGACGGCGGCGGGACGCAGGTGCGTAACCCGGTCCAGGCCATCGACCGCGGCGTCGGGTTCTGCTCCGAGAACCGCCGCGCGGAGGGCGTCGTCCCCGAGCTGTCGGTGCGGGAGAACATGATCCTCGCGATGCAGGCGGCCCGCGGGTGGCTGCGGCCGATCCCCCGCCGCCGGCAGGACGAGCTGGTCGAGAAGTACATCCAGGCGCTCAGCATCCGGCCGGCGAACCCGGATCTGCCGGTGCGCAACCTCTCCGGCGGCAACCAGCAGAAGGTGCTCCTGGCCCGCTGGCTCATCACCGAGCCGCGCCTGCTCATCCTCGACGAGCCCACCCGGGGGATCGACGTCGGCGCGAAGGCCGAGATCCAGAAACTGGTGGTCCAGCTCTCCGACGACGGCATGGCGGTGCTGTTCATCTCCGCCGAGCTGGAGGAGGTGCTGCGGCTGAGCCACCGCGTCGCCGTGATGCGTGACCGGACGATGGTCGCCCAACTCGACAACGACGACACCCTCGACGCCGACCGCGTCATGCGGACCATCGCCAGCGGCACCACCGGTGCGGAGGTGATCCGGTGA
- a CDS encoding ABC transporter substrate-binding protein, with product MRTRRTARTLLAVVATVLLTGSLAACGNSDTGDGSADDGKVTLGFSQVGAESGWRTANTTSIKEAAAAAGIELKFDDAQQKQENQIKAIRNFIQQKVDVIAFSPVVESGWDTVLKEAKDAGIPVILTDRSVDSADKSLYKTFLGSDFVKEGRLAGEWLVEQTKSASGPVNVVELQGTTGSAPANDRKEGFAKAIAANPNLKIVASQSGDFKRADGKQVMEQFLKANPKIDVLFAHNDDMGLGALEAITAAGKVPGKDITIITIDAVKDGMQALADGRFNFIAECSPLLGPQLMDLAKKVHAGEEVPARIETEETTFTQEQAKEALPNRKY from the coding sequence ATGAGAACCAGGAGAACGGCACGCACCCTGCTCGCGGTCGTCGCCACCGTGCTGCTCACGGGCAGCCTGGCGGCCTGCGGCAACAGCGACACCGGCGACGGCTCCGCCGACGACGGCAAGGTCACGCTGGGCTTCTCGCAGGTCGGCGCGGAGAGCGGCTGGCGGACGGCGAACACGACCTCGATCAAGGAGGCCGCCGCCGCCGCGGGGATCGAGCTGAAGTTCGACGACGCGCAGCAGAAGCAGGAGAACCAGATCAAGGCGATCCGGAACTTCATCCAGCAGAAGGTCGACGTGATCGCCTTCTCGCCGGTGGTGGAGTCCGGCTGGGACACCGTGCTCAAGGAGGCCAAGGACGCCGGCATCCCGGTGATCCTGACCGACCGCTCCGTCGACTCGGCCGACAAGTCGCTCTACAAGACGTTCCTCGGCTCGGACTTCGTCAAGGAGGGCCGGCTGGCCGGCGAGTGGCTGGTGGAGCAGACCAAGAGCGCCAGCGGGCCGGTGAACGTCGTCGAGCTTCAGGGCACCACCGGCTCGGCGCCGGCCAACGACCGCAAGGAGGGCTTCGCCAAGGCGATCGCCGCCAACCCGAACCTGAAGATCGTCGCCTCCCAGTCAGGCGACTTCAAGCGGGCCGACGGCAAGCAGGTCATGGAGCAGTTCCTCAAAGCCAACCCGAAGATCGACGTGCTCTTCGCGCACAACGACGACATGGGTCTGGGCGCGCTGGAGGCGATCACCGCGGCCGGCAAGGTGCCCGGCAAGGACATCACCATCATCACCATCGACGCGGTGAAGGACGGCATGCAGGCCCTCGCCGACGGCAGGTTCAACTTCATCGCCGAGTGCAGCCCGCTGCTCGGCCCGCAGCTGATGGACCTGGCGAAGAAGGTCCACGCCGGCGAGGAGGTCCCGGCCCGGATCGAGACCGAGGAGACCACCTTCACCCAGGAGCAGGCCAAGGAGGCACTGCCCAACCGCAAGTACTGA
- a CDS encoding L-ribulose-5-phosphate 4-epimerase: protein MARQVSVLRETVARLHAELTRYALVAWTAGNVSARVPGQDLMVIKPSGVDYDALTADTMVVCDLNGTVVDGNGAPSSDTAAHAYVYRAMPEVGGVVHTHSSYATAWAARGESIPCWLTAQADEFGGEIPVGPFALIGGDDIGKGIVSTLSGHRSPAVLMRNHGVFTIGKDARAAVKAAVMCEDVARTAHLARALGQPLPMTQADISSLHDRYQNVYGQRPAPG, encoded by the coding sequence ATGGCGCGGCAGGTGAGCGTCCTGCGGGAGACGGTGGCCCGCCTGCACGCCGAATTGACCCGGTACGCGCTGGTGGCCTGGACCGCCGGCAACGTCTCGGCGCGGGTCCCGGGCCAGGACCTCATGGTGATCAAGCCCAGCGGTGTCGACTACGACGCCCTGACGGCGGACACCATGGTCGTGTGCGACCTGAACGGGACCGTGGTCGACGGGAACGGCGCGCCGTCCAGCGACACCGCCGCGCACGCCTACGTCTACCGGGCCATGCCGGAGGTCGGTGGCGTCGTGCACACGCACAGCAGCTACGCCACCGCCTGGGCGGCCCGGGGCGAGTCCATCCCGTGCTGGCTGACCGCCCAGGCCGACGAGTTCGGCGGGGAGATCCCGGTGGGGCCGTTCGCGCTGATCGGTGGTGACGACATCGGCAAGGGGATCGTCAGCACCCTGTCCGGGCACCGCTCGCCGGCGGTGCTCATGCGCAACCACGGGGTCTTCACGATCGGCAAGGACGCCCGCGCGGCGGTCAAGGCCGCGGTGATGTGCGAGGACGTCGCCCGTACCGCGCACCTGGCGCGGGCGCTCGGGCAGCCGCTGCCGATGACGCAGGCCGACATCAGCTCGCTGCATGACCGGTATCAGAACGTCTACGGCCAACGCCCGGCACCTGGCTGA